A genomic stretch from Sporolituus thermophilus DSM 23256 includes:
- a CDS encoding substrate-binding domain-containing protein, with translation MEKRTKCLLALILVVVVLTLAGCGTPAQQAAQQPSAKPARPDIILATTTSTQDSGLLDVLIPVFEQKTGYRVKTVAVGSGQAIAMGEKGEADVLLTHAPDAEKKVMAAGAVTSRRLVMHNDFIIIGPASDPAKIKNKNAKEAFAAIAASQASFVSRGDNSGTHQLEKKLWIQAAVKPAGAWYYEAGAGMGQTLSITNEKKGYTITDRATYLAQRKNISLEILVEGDAKLLNIYHVMEVNADKFSKVNREGAKAFADFLLSAEGQQLIGSFGKDKFGQPLFFADGGKTEKDLGL, from the coding sequence ATGGAAAAACGTACAAAATGTTTATTGGCGTTAATACTAGTTGTTGTGGTGCTTACGCTGGCAGGGTGTGGCACGCCGGCGCAGCAAGCGGCGCAGCAGCCGTCGGCGAAACCGGCCAGACCGGATATTATTCTTGCCACCACGACCAGTACACAGGACAGTGGTTTATTGGACGTCTTAATCCCTGTTTTTGAGCAAAAAACCGGTTATCGGGTGAAGACGGTGGCCGTCGGTTCGGGTCAGGCCATTGCCATGGGGGAGAAAGGCGAGGCCGACGTGCTCCTTACGCATGCGCCGGACGCGGAGAAAAAGGTGATGGCCGCCGGCGCCGTGACCAGCCGCCGTCTGGTAATGCATAATGACTTTATTATTATCGGACCGGCAAGCGACCCGGCGAAGATTAAAAACAAAAATGCCAAGGAGGCGTTCGCGGCCATCGCCGCCAGCCAGGCTAGTTTTGTTTCCCGCGGCGATAATTCCGGCACCCACCAACTGGAGAAGAAACTCTGGATACAGGCGGCTGTCAAGCCGGCCGGCGCCTGGTACTATGAAGCAGGCGCCGGTATGGGCCAGACGCTGAGCATTACTAATGAAAAGAAAGGCTATACCATAACCGACCGGGCTACTTACCTGGCGCAGCGGAAGAATATTTCCCTGGAAATCCTTGTCGAAGGCGACGCCAAGCTGCTCAACATCTATCATGTTATGGAAGTAAATGCGGATAAGTTCAGCAAGGTCAACCGCGAGGGCGCCAAGGCGTTTGCCGATTTTCTCCTGTCGGCTGAGGGTCAGCAGCTAATTGGCAGTTTTGGCAAGGATAAATTTGGCCAGCCGCTCTTCTTTGCCGATGGTGGCAAGACGGAAAAAGATTTGGGGTTATGA
- a CDS encoding sensor histidine kinase, whose product MFSKIRRRLTLFYTGLMTAFLLAFVGIIYSGLTWTIYSEEKQEVRLFAEEEAREHLVIFKHKELLPNMPEEDYRDGSGRMFFYAFDAQGNLINAAEPYPALREPVLAKIRSWDTADGDVDLETFVLPNGDEAILMLCAQRVYDGDMFLGTVYVGRDITLYYQVLKNFLVVTTVVSFAFLILVSLAGYIMAGRAMVPIKESFRRQREFVADASHELRTPLSVLLTSVDAVQSDDGSSMSPFAQQVLSDMKDEIRKMSKIVSDLLTLARGDAGAFNLIKENFDLKVVAEQVVRSLQPLAGGKGIELCLDSPDRVMIYADRERLSQLLLILLDNAVKYTPPGGQVKAILEPPARNRAELRIIVQDTGIGIAPEHQALIFERFYRVDKARSRELGGTGLGLAIARWIAQSHGGAITVTSRPGQGSTFTVTLPQLGGGS is encoded by the coding sequence ATGTTCAGCAAGATTCGGCGCCGCCTAACGCTTTTTTATACCGGTTTGATGACCGCTTTTCTCCTGGCGTTTGTAGGGATCATTTATAGCGGTCTGACCTGGACCATTTATTCGGAGGAAAAACAGGAAGTGCGCCTGTTTGCCGAAGAGGAAGCCAGGGAGCATTTGGTGATTTTCAAACACAAGGAACTGCTGCCGAATATGCCGGAGGAAGATTACCGCGACGGCAGCGGCCGGATGTTTTTTTACGCGTTTGACGCTCAGGGTAATTTAATCAATGCGGCCGAACCGTACCCCGCCCTGCGCGAGCCTGTTCTGGCCAAAATCCGGAGCTGGGATACAGCTGACGGTGATGTGGATTTGGAGACCTTTGTTCTCCCAAACGGCGATGAGGCCATTCTTATGCTTTGCGCCCAGCGGGTGTATGATGGCGATATGTTTTTAGGAACGGTATACGTCGGCCGGGACATCACCCTCTATTATCAGGTCTTAAAAAACTTCCTGGTGGTCACGACCGTGGTGTCCTTCGCTTTTCTCATTCTCGTTTCATTGGCGGGATACATTATGGCCGGCCGGGCAATGGTGCCGATTAAGGAGTCGTTCCGCCGCCAGCGCGAGTTTGTGGCTGATGCGTCCCACGAGCTGCGAACGCCCCTGAGCGTGCTGCTCACATCGGTGGACGCCGTCCAAAGCGATGACGGGAGCAGCATGTCGCCATTCGCGCAGCAGGTGTTGTCCGACATGAAGGACGAAATCAGAAAGATGTCGAAGATTGTAAGCGACCTGTTGACCCTGGCCAGAGGGGATGCGGGGGCATTCAACTTGATTAAGGAGAATTTTGATCTAAAGGTTGTGGCTGAACAGGTCGTCCGGTCGCTCCAGCCGCTGGCCGGCGGGAAAGGGATTGAGCTGTGTCTCGATAGCCCAGACCGGGTAATGATATATGCCGACCGGGAGCGGCTCAGCCAATTGCTGCTGATTTTGCTGGACAACGCGGTAAAATATACGCCGCCGGGCGGGCAGGTTAAAGCCATCCTGGAGCCGCCTGCCCGAAATAGAGCCGAGCTCCGGATTATTGTGCAGGATACCGGCATTGGCATTGCCCCTGAGCACCAGGCGCTGATTTTTGAGCGGTTTTACCGGGTAGACAAGGCCCGGTCCCGGGAACTGGGCGGGACCGGGCTGGGACTAGCTATTGCCCGTTGGATTGCGCAGAGTCATGGCGGCGCGATTACAGTTACGAGCCGGCCCGGTCAGGGCAGTACCTTCACGGTAACGCTGCCGCAGCTTGGCGGCGGCAGTTAG
- a CDS encoding response regulator transcription factor, translating into MRILLAEDDTRLGKLIRHMLEKEKMQVDWVTEGNAALEYALYSPYDVAILDWMMPGMSGLEVCDRLRKKGYQGAILMLTARDAVDDKVLGLDTGADDYLVKPFEFSELMARIRALSRRSVVALKEDIVQVGDLVLNRTTRVVRRGAREIQLTGREFQMLDLLVQNRGKVVPREVILDRVWGLESEVSSNNLDAYVRLLRKKIDFPGEEKLIHNIRGIGYKLGE; encoded by the coding sequence ATGCGGATTTTACTGGCTGAGGATGACACCCGTCTGGGCAAGCTCATTAGGCATATGCTGGAAAAAGAAAAAATGCAGGTTGACTGGGTGACAGAAGGAAACGCCGCGTTGGAATACGCCCTGTACTCCCCTTACGACGTAGCCATTTTGGATTGGATGATGCCGGGCATGAGTGGTCTGGAGGTATGCGACAGATTGCGCAAGAAGGGGTATCAGGGCGCGATTTTGATGCTGACGGCCCGGGATGCCGTCGATGATAAAGTCTTGGGGCTGGATACCGGCGCCGACGATTATCTGGTCAAGCCTTTCGAGTTTTCCGAACTCATGGCGCGGATCCGCGCCTTGTCCCGCCGCAGTGTTGTTGCCCTCAAAGAAGATATCGTCCAGGTGGGCGACTTGGTGCTTAACCGCACGACGCGGGTAGTGCGGCGGGGCGCTCGGGAAATCCAGCTGACCGGGCGGGAGTTTCAAATGCTTGACCTGTTGGTGCAAAATCGGGGCAAAGTCGTGCCGCGGGAAGTGATTTTAGACCGTGTTTGGGGCCTTGAGTCCGAAGTATCTTCCAATAACCTGGATGCCTATGTCCGCCTGTTGCGCAAAAAAATCGACTTCCCCGGCGAGGAAAAGCTAATTCACAATATTCGGGGAATTGGGTATAAGCTGGGGGAATAA
- a CDS encoding glycosyltransferase family 2 protein yields the protein MKKPFSLSFVFPMYNEIDNIEPCVHGAMAIGNKLGIDYEIVVVDDASTDGSGALADQLARRYPVIRVIHHEVNRKLGGALKTGFAHATKDYILYMDSDLPLDFDDVKNAIPQIGDADMLIGYRLTRDEPLRRKVISKVYNLMIRLIFGLKVRDVNFSFKLFKREIYQNIVLKSEGSFIDAELLLEAHRRGYTIREIGLVYHPRVAGQSTLASTSVIKKVFVEMWRYYKTRNSWQNKHTDLVAPRHSS from the coding sequence ATGAAAAAACCATTCAGTCTGTCGTTTGTTTTTCCCATGTACAACGAAATTGACAATATTGAGCCCTGCGTACACGGCGCGATGGCGATCGGCAATAAATTAGGCATCGATTATGAGATTGTAGTCGTCGACGACGCCAGCACCGACGGGAGCGGGGCGTTGGCTGACCAATTGGCCCGGCGCTATCCCGTAATCCGGGTTATTCATCACGAAGTTAACCGCAAATTGGGAGGGGCGCTCAAAACCGGGTTTGCTCACGCGACCAAAGACTATATTTTGTACATGGACTCCGATTTGCCGCTTGATTTCGATGATGTTAAAAACGCCATCCCGCAAATCGGCGACGCCGACATGCTTATCGGCTACCGCCTGACCCGGGATGAACCGTTGCGGCGGAAAGTTATCTCCAAGGTGTACAACCTGATGATCCGCCTGATTTTTGGGCTTAAGGTCCGGGACGTTAATTTCTCCTTTAAACTGTTCAAACGGGAAATTTACCAGAACATTGTCTTAAAGTCGGAAGGGTCGTTTATTGACGCCGAGCTGCTGCTCGAGGCCCACCGGCGGGGCTACACCATCCGGGAAATTGGCCTTGTTTATCACCCGCGCGTTGCCGGGCAATCTACCCTGGCCAGCACGTCGGTCATTAAAAAAGTTTTTGTGGAAATGTGGCGGTACTATAAGACGCGGAATTCGTGGCAGAATAAGCATACCGATTTGGTCGCGCCCCGTCACTCGAGTTAA
- a CDS encoding ArnT family glycosyltransferase — MISKPWFRLLAIICVAAFVMFFRLGSVPLLDPDEPVYAETAREMLQYGDLISPRIYGDFWYDKPPMYYWLVAGAIRLFGDSEFSARFPSALLAVGGVVTVYCAGARLFSDRAGAIAALVLATSFEYFYLGKAAVTDITLTFFLTVSLLGFFQGRYYLAYASAALAVVTKGPIGVVFPALILGLHYTLTRNWGIWRRLRLISGALVFAAIALPWYGAMYAYHGLEFVNTFLGFHNVTRFLQPEHPEGKLWYYYFPVLLVGFFPWTAFLIQAGRAAWRERQSAGGEALSFLLVWAGVVFGFFTLSQTKLVSYILPMYPPLALLVGWYIDRTLAARDRWAVYLAAFVLTLLAGALAAALGLAGAKLAPALMPGVVAVCTALAAMVAMVWWSAVRHGGRGTVASLTIGMALFVAALMTALLPAAAPAFSMKEFATAFAARYDGQTPVYVAKFYRPGFMYYAGMPGIEIKAAEQASDVIAGAAGKAYFILSENAYRKLPVSLQGDLQLLYRQEDKVLLLKDAK; from the coding sequence ATGATCAGTAAACCTTGGTTTCGTCTGCTGGCAATTATCTGCGTAGCGGCGTTCGTTATGTTTTTCCGGCTGGGCAGCGTGCCGCTGCTGGACCCGGATGAGCCTGTTTATGCCGAAACGGCGCGGGAGATGCTGCAGTATGGCGATTTAATCTCGCCGCGCATTTACGGTGATTTTTGGTATGACAAGCCTCCTATGTACTATTGGCTGGTAGCCGGTGCCATCCGCCTGTTTGGCGACAGCGAGTTCAGCGCCCGCTTTCCCTCGGCTTTACTGGCCGTTGGCGGCGTCGTGACCGTTTATTGCGCCGGGGCGCGGCTGTTTAGCGACCGCGCGGGTGCTATTGCCGCGCTGGTGCTGGCAACGAGCTTTGAATATTTCTATCTGGGCAAGGCGGCGGTTACCGATATCACCCTGACCTTCTTCCTTACGGTGTCGCTCCTGGGCTTTTTTCAGGGACGCTACTACCTGGCCTACGCCAGCGCCGCCCTGGCGGTGGTTACCAAGGGGCCCATTGGTGTTGTTTTTCCGGCTTTGATTCTCGGCCTGCATTATACCTTGACCCGCAATTGGGGGATTTGGCGCCGGCTGCGGCTGATAAGCGGCGCGCTTGTTTTCGCGGCCATTGCTCTCCCCTGGTACGGGGCGATGTACGCCTATCACGGCCTGGAGTTTGTCAACACTTTTCTGGGCTTTCATAACGTTACCCGCTTTTTGCAGCCCGAGCATCCCGAGGGCAAACTGTGGTATTACTACTTTCCGGTTTTGCTAGTCGGTTTTTTTCCGTGGACTGCCTTCCTCATCCAGGCCGGGCGCGCTGCCTGGCGCGAGCGGCAAAGCGCCGGGGGCGAAGCGCTATCGTTTTTGCTGGTGTGGGCCGGTGTGGTGTTTGGCTTTTTCACCCTGTCCCAGACCAAGCTGGTTTCGTATATTTTGCCCATGTATCCACCGCTGGCGCTGCTGGTCGGCTGGTATATCGACCGGACGCTGGCTGCCCGTGACCGTTGGGCAGTCTATCTTGCCGCTTTTGTCCTGACGCTGCTGGCCGGCGCGTTAGCGGCGGCTCTGGGGCTGGCCGGCGCGAAATTAGCCCCGGCCCTGATGCCAGGAGTGGTGGCCGTATGTACCGCTTTGGCGGCGATGGTGGCGATGGTCTGGTGGAGCGCCGTCCGCCATGGCGGCCGCGGGACGGTGGCTTCGCTAACAATCGGCATGGCCTTGTTTGTCGCCGCGTTGATGACGGCCCTGCTGCCGGCCGCAGCCCCGGCCTTTTCCATGAAAGAGTTTGCCACGGCTTTTGCGGCTCGCTACGACGGTCAGACGCCTGTCTATGTGGCTAAGTTTTACCGTCCTGGTTTTATGTATTACGCCGGTATGCCGGGGATTGAAATCAAAGCGGCGGAACAAGCCTCTGACGTTATCGCCGGCGCGGCGGGCAAAGCCTATTTCATTCTGAGTGAGAACGCCTACCGTAAGCTCCCGGTTTCCCTGCAGGGCGATCTGCAGCTGCTTTACCGGCAAGAAGATAAAGTTTTGCTCTTGAAAGATGCGAAATGA
- a CDS encoding NAD-dependent epimerase/dehydratase family protein → MKVLVTGGAGFIGSHIVDRLIEAGFQTVVLDNLSAGCLANVNPAARFIEKDVRERDLVDLLGAERFDFVIHQAAQTTVPKSLADPRYDCDVNIMGLVNLLEACRSSGVKRIVFASSAAVYGDPAVLPLHEEADKQPTSFYGLSKLTAEKYLELYYKNFGLEYVTLRYANVYGERQTDSGEGGVISSFLTKALVGEPLTVFGDGTQTRDFIYVRDVAEANYRALFTANANRSYNIGTGQEISINELVRLMQRLVGKPLITQYAPPRAGDIYRSALKILAACANLDWQPVYSLAEGLGRTLTSLR, encoded by the coding sequence ATGAAAGTGTTGGTTACCGGGGGAGCGGGCTTTATCGGTTCCCATATCGTCGATCGGCTGATTGAAGCTGGCTTTCAGACCGTCGTTTTGGACAATCTCAGCGCCGGCTGTCTGGCTAATGTGAACCCTGCGGCGCGTTTTATTGAAAAGGATGTCCGGGAGCGGGACCTTGTGGACTTGTTGGGCGCTGAACGATTTGATTTTGTCATCCACCAAGCGGCCCAGACCACCGTTCCTAAATCGCTGGCCGACCCGCGGTACGATTGTGATGTCAACATCATGGGACTGGTCAATCTTCTGGAGGCCTGCCGCTCTTCAGGCGTGAAACGGATTGTCTTTGCTTCCAGCGCGGCGGTGTACGGCGATCCGGCGGTTTTACCGCTCCATGAGGAAGCGGACAAGCAGCCCACATCTTTTTACGGGCTGAGTAAACTTACCGCCGAAAAATATCTGGAGCTGTATTATAAAAATTTTGGTCTCGAGTATGTGACGCTGCGCTATGCCAACGTCTACGGCGAGCGTCAGACGGACAGCGGTGAAGGCGGCGTCATTAGCAGCTTTTTGACGAAGGCGCTGGTTGGCGAGCCGCTTACCGTCTTTGGCGACGGCACCCAAACGCGGGATTTCATCTATGTCCGCGATGTGGCCGAGGCCAACTACCGCGCTCTGTTTACCGCTAACGCCAACCGCAGCTACAATATCGGCACCGGGCAGGAAATATCGATTAATGAGCTTGTTCGTCTGATGCAGCGGCTGGTGGGCAAACCGCTGATAACGCAGTATGCGCCGCCGCGGGCGGGCGACATTTACCGGTCGGCGCTAAAAATTTTGGCCGCCTGCGCCAATTTGGACTGGCAGCCGGTCTATTCGCTGGCCGAGGGCCTGGGCCGGACGCTGACAAGCTTGCGGTGA
- a CDS encoding lysylphosphatidylglycerol synthase transmembrane domain-containing protein, with translation MKQVSLRLAASLGLLLAATAAVIFATFDAQMFIHLRALRLWAVLLVLGLVATGLYFDAYRLKRMAELAGAAVTLKQCVPVILGNYFFALLTPGATGGPVAQVALLRKAGVPVGKATVLAVVRTLLSLFVLVLCLPVVVYLDDGIAAWFPKHLAVGAAMAIVVAGCGMLKLMRVRRFALLFKRVACRLLPGKARQLLRFFRDLEAALTLLGQNGRGLAEAFVYTIFSLLALYGIVPVLFAGMGAPVAWGTVLGRVVLLNFVLYFAPTPGGAGVAEGGFVFLFSTLYPASMVGIAALLWRLFSEYLPFMLGFIAMVRVFGYHFLKNSQLLAADEGGKCG, from the coding sequence ATGAAACAAGTTAGTTTGCGGCTGGCTGCTAGCCTTGGTCTGCTGCTGGCGGCAACGGCGGCGGTAATTTTTGCCACTTTTGACGCCCAGATGTTTATCCATTTGCGGGCGCTGCGGCTGTGGGCCGTGTTGCTTGTCCTGGGGCTCGTGGCAACCGGTCTTTACTTTGACGCCTATCGCCTAAAACGCATGGCCGAGCTGGCCGGGGCGGCCGTTACGCTCAAACAATGCGTGCCGGTAATTTTGGGCAATTACTTTTTTGCGCTATTAACCCCTGGTGCTACCGGCGGGCCGGTTGCGCAGGTAGCACTGCTCCGCAAGGCCGGCGTTCCCGTTGGCAAAGCAACGGTCCTGGCGGTCGTCCGCACCCTTTTATCGTTGTTCGTTTTGGTTCTTTGCCTGCCGGTAGTCGTCTACTTGGACGACGGGATCGCGGCGTGGTTCCCCAAACATTTAGCGGTAGGCGCGGCAATGGCTATTGTCGTCGCCGGCTGCGGAATGCTAAAGCTAATGCGGGTGCGGCGGTTTGCCCTGCTGTTTAAACGGGTGGCCTGTCGCTTGTTGCCGGGAAAGGCCCGTCAATTATTGCGCTTTTTCCGGGATCTGGAAGCGGCGTTGACGCTGCTTGGCCAAAACGGTCGCGGTCTGGCCGAAGCCTTTGTGTACACGATTTTTAGTTTGCTTGCCCTGTATGGTATTGTGCCGGTCCTGTTTGCCGGCATGGGCGCTCCGGTGGCCTGGGGGACGGTTCTTGGCCGGGTCGTTTTGCTCAATTTTGTGCTGTATTTTGCGCCGACGCCTGGCGGCGCGGGTGTTGCCGAAGGCGGCTTTGTCTTCCTGTTTAGCACGCTCTATCCCGCCAGCATGGTTGGAATTGCCGCGCTCTTGTGGCGGTTATTCAGCGAGTACCTGCCTTTTATGCTCGGTTTTATTGCCATGGTTCGTGTTTTTGGCTATCATTTCCTGAAAAACAGCCAATTGCTGGCGGCTGACGAAGGAGGTAAGTGCGGATGA